One Alcaligenes ammonioxydans DNA segment encodes these proteins:
- a CDS encoding NADP-dependent malic enzyme, with protein MDANFRKAALEYHEQGRPGKLSVTPTKQLSNQRDLALAYSPGVAAACEEIVKDPQNAFRYTGRGNLVGVISNGTAVLGLGNIGALASKPVMEGKAVLFKSFAGLDVFDIEINETDPDKLVDIIAGLEPTFGGINLEDIKAPECFEVERKLRQRMSIPVFHDDQHGTAICVTAAFLNGLSVVEKDIKQVKVVTSGAGAAALACLDLMIDMGLPLENIWVTDIDGVLYEGRSGNPVPELARFAKQTDARTLSEVIEGADVFLGLSAGGVLKPQMLEKMAARPLILALANPNPEILPEDAHAVRDDVVMATGRSDYPNQVNNVLCFPYIFRGALDVGATTITRGMEKAAVQAICQLAREEQDEGVAAAYGLEEVSFGPSFFIPRPFDSRLIVRIAPAVAKAAMEEGVATRPIADLNNYIYQLRQFVYKSGSFMKPIYSLARGLVQDGAKSRVVFSEGEDERVLRAVQIIVDEGLASPILVGRPAVLQQRIERYGLRLRLGIDVEVTNPEQDDRFHRYWTSYWEIMSRRGISKEMARVEMRRRPTLIGAMMLHLGDADGMICGTVGRYENHLELVDQVIGKAPGVKTYAAMNILLLSERSVALTDTHINHDPDSDQVAEITLAAARKMRQFNIEPKVALLSSSNFGTNNSPAAVTMRGALERVRQLDPSLEVDGEMHGDCALDEKARHQILPTSALSGEANLLVCPNVEAGNIAYNLLKTAAGGNVAIGPFLLGARAPVHIMTSTSSVRRIVNMTAVTVVDANVATEG; from the coding sequence ATGGACGCCAATTTTCGGAAAGCAGCTCTGGAATATCATGAACAGGGCAGGCCCGGAAAGCTTTCGGTCACGCCGACCAAGCAATTATCGAACCAGCGGGATCTGGCGCTGGCGTATTCGCCCGGGGTGGCAGCCGCTTGTGAAGAAATCGTCAAGGACCCACAAAACGCCTTTCGCTATACCGGGCGGGGCAATCTGGTCGGCGTCATCTCCAACGGTACCGCCGTGCTGGGTTTAGGAAATATCGGCGCCCTGGCCTCCAAGCCCGTCATGGAAGGCAAGGCCGTGCTGTTCAAGAGCTTTGCCGGTCTGGATGTGTTTGACATCGAGATCAATGAAACCGATCCCGACAAGCTGGTCGACATCATCGCGGGTCTGGAGCCGACCTTTGGCGGCATCAACCTGGAAGACATCAAGGCGCCCGAGTGCTTTGAAGTCGAGCGCAAGCTGCGCCAGCGCATGAGCATTCCTGTTTTTCATGACGATCAGCATGGCACGGCCATTTGCGTCACCGCTGCCTTTCTGAACGGCTTGAGCGTGGTTGAAAAAGACATCAAGCAAGTCAAGGTGGTGACGTCCGGTGCGGGTGCGGCGGCCCTGGCCTGCCTGGACCTGATGATTGATATGGGGCTGCCACTGGAAAATATCTGGGTTACGGATATTGATGGCGTGCTCTACGAAGGTCGCTCCGGCAATCCTGTGCCCGAACTGGCCCGTTTTGCCAAGCAGACCGATGCCCGTACCCTCAGTGAGGTGATCGAGGGGGCCGATGTATTCCTGGGGCTGTCCGCCGGTGGCGTACTCAAGCCCCAGATGCTGGAGAAGATGGCGGCCCGACCGTTGATTCTGGCTCTGGCCAACCCCAATCCCGAGATCCTGCCGGAAGACGCCCACGCCGTGCGTGATGATGTGGTCATGGCAACCGGCCGGTCGGACTATCCGAATCAGGTCAACAATGTATTGTGCTTCCCCTACATCTTCCGTGGGGCGCTGGACGTGGGGGCCACCACCATTACGCGGGGCATGGAAAAAGCCGCTGTGCAGGCCATTTGCCAGTTGGCACGCGAAGAGCAGGATGAGGGCGTTGCGGCTGCCTATGGGCTGGAAGAGGTCTCTTTCGGTCCGTCCTTCTTCATTCCTCGTCCCTTTGATTCGCGTCTGATTGTGCGTATTGCTCCGGCCGTGGCCAAAGCGGCGATGGAAGAGGGCGTGGCGACCCGTCCCATAGCGGACTTGAACAACTACATTTATCAGCTACGCCAGTTTGTTTATAAATCCGGCTCCTTCATGAAGCCAATTTATTCACTGGCTCGGGGGCTGGTGCAAGATGGTGCCAAATCCCGTGTGGTCTTTAGTGAAGGCGAGGACGAACGCGTCCTGCGCGCCGTACAGATTATTGTGGATGAGGGGTTGGCCAGTCCCATCTTGGTGGGCCGTCCCGCTGTCTTGCAACAGCGCATTGAACGTTATGGTCTGCGTCTGCGTCTGGGCATTGACGTGGAGGTGACCAACCCCGAACAGGACGATCGCTTCCACCGTTACTGGACCAGTTACTGGGAAATCATGTCGCGTCGCGGTATCAGCAAAGAGATGGCTCGCGTGGAAATGCGGCGTCGCCCGACCCTGATCGGGGCCATGATGCTGCATCTGGGCGATGCCGATGGCATGATCTGTGGCACAGTGGGACGTTACGAAAATCACCTGGAACTGGTGGACCAGGTCATTGGCAAAGCACCGGGTGTCAAAACCTATGCTGCCATGAATATTTTATTGCTCAGTGAGCGCAGTGTGGCCCTGACCGATACGCACATTAACCACGATCCCGATTCGGACCAGGTGGCCGAGATCACCCTGGCGGCAGCGCGTAAAATGCGCCAGTTCAATATCGAACCCAAGGTGGCTCTGCTGTCCAGTTCCAATTTCGGGACCAATAATTCGCCCGCAGCGGTCACCATGCGCGGTGCGCTGGAGCGCGTGCGCCAGCTCGACCCCAGCCTGGAAGTGGATGGTGAAATGCACGGCGACTGCGCTCTGGATGAAAAGGCCCGTCATCAGATCCTGCCGACCTCGGCCCTGAGCGGCGAGGCCAATCTGCTGGTCTGCCCGAACGTGGAAGCGGGCAATATTGCCTACAACCTGCTCAAGACGGCTGCGGGTGGTAACGTGGCAATTGGCCCTTTCCTGCTGGGAGCCCGGGCACCGGTTCATATCATGACCTCGACCTCGTCAGTGCGCCGTATCGTCAATATGACGGCCGTCACGGTGGTGGATGCCAACGTCGCTACTGAAGGCTGA
- a CDS encoding pyridoxal phosphate-dependent aminotransferase, translating into MSRLASRTEHVLPFHAVELFKQANALKATGRDIISLGIGEPDFTAPQAVVDALHQASNQGLGQYTAPAGLSALRERIALYYEQQFQARVDPSRIVVTAGASGALSLATLALINPGDEVLMPDPSYPANQNFIMAAGGTARLIPASAEGRFQLSAQHIRDHWGPNTRGVLIASPNNPTGATISRPALQELIKEVRARDGFIIMDEIYLGLFYEQAPLSALTLDQDIIVINSFSKYFHMTGWRLGWLILPSWMTEACERMAASLAICAPSLAQHAALACFEPETMAIYEERRLAFKQRRDYLLPELERLGLRVPVRPDGAFYIYTDIREYSQDSDAFSQQLLHEAGVAAVPGRDFGTAHAPYTLRLSYATGMDRLQEAISRLSQFLGR; encoded by the coding sequence ATGTCCCGCCTCGCCAGTCGTACCGAACACGTTCTTCCTTTTCATGCTGTTGAACTCTTCAAACAGGCCAATGCCTTAAAGGCCACGGGCCGCGACATTATCAGCCTGGGCATAGGTGAACCGGACTTTACCGCCCCGCAAGCCGTGGTCGATGCGCTGCATCAGGCCAGCAATCAAGGCCTGGGCCAGTACACCGCCCCAGCGGGCTTGAGCGCCTTGCGCGAGCGCATCGCCCTGTATTACGAACAGCAGTTCCAGGCCCGTGTCGACCCGTCTCGCATCGTGGTCACGGCAGGGGCTTCGGGCGCCCTGTCACTGGCGACCCTGGCCCTGATCAATCCCGGCGATGAAGTGCTGATGCCCGACCCCTCCTACCCGGCCAACCAGAACTTCATCATGGCAGCGGGCGGCACAGCCCGTCTGATCCCCGCCTCGGCAGAAGGACGCTTTCAACTGAGCGCCCAGCACATTCGCGATCATTGGGGTCCCAACACGCGCGGCGTGCTGATTGCCTCGCCCAACAATCCGACAGGTGCCACAATTTCCCGCCCAGCCCTGCAAGAGCTGATCAAGGAAGTGCGCGCCCGTGATGGCTTTATCATCATGGACGAGATTTATCTGGGTCTGTTTTACGAACAGGCGCCCCTCAGCGCCTTGACCTTGGATCAGGACATTATTGTTATTAACAGCTTTTCCAAGTACTTCCACATGACGGGCTGGCGTCTGGGCTGGCTGATCCTGCCCTCCTGGATGACCGAAGCCTGCGAGCGCATGGCCGCCAGCCTGGCAATCTGCGCCCCCTCACTGGCCCAGCATGCCGCCCTGGCCTGCTTTGAGCCGGAAACCATGGCGATCTACGAAGAACGCCGTCTGGCTTTCAAGCAACGGCGGGACTACCTGCTGCCCGAGCTGGAGCGTCTGGGTCTGCGCGTGCCTGTCCGCCCGGATGGCGCTTTCTATATCTATACGGATATCCGTGAATACAGCCAGGACAGCGATGCGTTCTCGCAGCAATTGCTGCACGAGGCCGGTGTGGCAGCGGTACCGGGCCGAGACTTTGGCACCGCTCACGCGCCCTATACCTTGCGCCTGTCCTATGCCACCGGCATGGACCGTCTGCAAGAGGCAATCAGTCGTCTGAGCCAGTTCCTGGGCCGCTAA
- a CDS encoding amidase, with amino-acid sequence MKRQWFKLPLHQLLHALHSGQASLPEIVASFYERIALRDDKIGAWQYLIDQEDYLAEYESRSDFYKASPLMGLPFAVKDVIDTAGIPTSMGSAIHQDRIPDMDASCVTAIKAAGGILMGKTVTTEFAYFQAGKTNNPHDAERTPGGSSSGSAAAVADFMVPVAFGTQTAASVIRPASYCGCTGYVGTRNEFSLRNIQPLAQSLDSLGILSNDVLDTLLLRNLLLHKPLNLAAPGTQSSSVFAMFTGQALGEVQDKMLETLQACQQDLIGQGHQCVDFPLQDSIVELTSLHAQIMAYEVARNLVYEQQHHDSLSAHVQSLIRTGLAFPYKDYIAALRRADTLKQRLLDWFEQAGADFILAPAAAGIAPCKTDGTGAPFMSRAWQLLGLPVVSLPLGYAQKMPMGLQLIGKPHQDDDLLLQALQFQQHFLSTDSVLAV; translated from the coding sequence ATGAAACGACAGTGGTTTAAGCTGCCTTTGCATCAATTGCTGCATGCTCTGCATTCGGGTCAGGCCAGTCTGCCCGAGATCGTGGCCTCGTTCTATGAGCGTATCGCCCTACGTGATGACAAGATCGGCGCCTGGCAGTATTTGATTGATCAAGAAGACTATCTGGCCGAATACGAAAGTCGCAGCGATTTTTATAAGGCCTCGCCCTTGATGGGCCTGCCCTTTGCGGTCAAGGACGTGATTGACACGGCGGGCATTCCCACCAGCATGGGATCGGCCATTCACCAGGATCGGATTCCAGACATGGATGCTTCCTGTGTTACCGCAATCAAAGCGGCAGGCGGCATCTTGATGGGCAAGACGGTCACGACCGAGTTTGCTTACTTTCAGGCAGGCAAGACAAACAACCCGCATGATGCCGAGCGCACACCCGGTGGTTCGTCCAGCGGCTCTGCTGCCGCTGTCGCTGATTTCATGGTGCCGGTCGCCTTTGGCACACAGACGGCGGCCTCGGTCATACGACCCGCCTCTTATTGCGGTTGCACAGGCTATGTAGGCACCCGCAATGAGTTTTCCTTACGCAATATTCAGCCCTTGGCGCAGTCGCTGGATTCGCTGGGGATACTCAGCAATGATGTGCTGGATACGCTTTTGCTGCGTAATCTGCTATTGCACAAACCGTTGAATCTGGCGGCGCCAGGCACCCAGAGCAGCAGTGTGTTCGCGATGTTTACCGGCCAGGCACTGGGCGAGGTTCAAGACAAGATGCTGGAGACCCTCCAGGCCTGCCAGCAGGATCTGATCGGGCAGGGGCATCAGTGTGTGGATTTTCCCTTGCAGGACAGCATTGTTGAGCTGACGTCATTGCACGCCCAGATCATGGCTTATGAGGTGGCGCGCAATCTGGTGTATGAACAACAGCACCATGACAGCTTGAGTGCCCATGTGCAGTCCTTGATTCGTACGGGACTGGCTTTTCCCTACAAGGACTACATCGCGGCCTTGCGGCGGGCGGATACACTCAAACAGCGGCTGCTGGACTGGTTCGAACAGGCAGGGGCGGATTTCATCCTGGCACCTGCGGCAGCAGGGATAGCGCCTTGTAAAACCGATGGCACCGGGGCGCCATTCATGAGCCGGGCCTGGCAACTGTTGGGCTTGCCCGTGGTCTCCCTGCCTTTGGGTTATGCCCAGAAAATGCCGATGGGCTTGCAGTTGATCGGCAAGCCGCATCAGGATGATGATTTGCTGCTGCAGGCGCTGCAGTTTCAGCAACATTTTCTAAGTACGGATTCGGTTCTGGCCGTGTAA
- a CDS encoding MFS transporter: protein MQRANTVAESEHTETGHIKKVMMGSAAGTIVEWFDFALFGYMAVYIAQNFFPSEDKMAGLLATFAVFLVSFIVRPLGGIYFGRLGDRIGRKKILALTVLLMSGSTAAIGMIPTYDSIGIWAPVLLIIIRCIQGLSAGGEYTGATIYTVEHSPMNKRNSYAWAMSGATYFAFALAAGISAGLAAIVGTDAMGDWGWRIIFLLAIPMGIVAFFIRDHLAESPEFQQMRAEKKGQLSYSASQVFKAEGSNIVKLGGFIVLYALSFYIFSTYMNTFLRTVIGLSSVQSLTANMVALLFVTALTPIAGVISDRVGRRRMMQFAAVWHALFTIPAYMIVSKGASLEAAIFGMLIIGIGQVAASVVAVTLLSEMFPTDMRYTASSMCYNITFAIFGGTAPYLAIWLTTQTGSYLAPAFYVTIVAVLCFFWVTVLMPETANKPLRRYHTEPAHDAKPAINMGKASAS, encoded by the coding sequence ATGCAAAGGGCAAACACGGTGGCCGAATCGGAACATACCGAGACCGGTCACATTAAAAAAGTAATGATGGGTTCAGCGGCCGGCACGATCGTTGAATGGTTTGACTTTGCCTTGTTCGGCTATATGGCCGTTTACATTGCACAGAACTTCTTCCCTTCGGAAGACAAGATGGCCGGCTTGCTGGCCACCTTTGCGGTATTCCTGGTGTCCTTTATTGTGCGGCCTCTAGGCGGCATCTATTTCGGCAGACTGGGCGACCGGATTGGCCGCAAGAAAATCCTGGCCCTGACCGTCTTGCTGATGTCCGGCTCGACCGCGGCCATTGGCATGATTCCAACTTATGACAGTATTGGTATCTGGGCACCGGTTTTGCTGATTATCATCCGCTGTATCCAGGGGCTGTCGGCCGGTGGCGAATACACAGGCGCCACCATCTACACGGTTGAGCACAGCCCCATGAACAAGCGTAATTCCTACGCCTGGGCCATGTCTGGCGCCACGTACTTTGCATTTGCACTGGCTGCCGGTATCAGTGCCGGTCTGGCTGCGATTGTGGGTACCGACGCCATGGGTGACTGGGGCTGGAGGATCATCTTCCTGCTGGCCATCCCCATGGGTATTGTGGCCTTCTTCATCCGCGATCATCTGGCCGAATCGCCCGAGTTTCAACAGATGCGTGCAGAGAAGAAAGGGCAGCTCAGCTACAGCGCCTCCCAGGTATTCAAGGCAGAGGGTTCCAATATTGTGAAGCTGGGCGGCTTCATTGTGCTGTACGCCCTGTCTTTCTATATCTTCTCCACCTACATGAACACCTTTTTGCGCACGGTCATTGGCTTGTCCTCGGTCCAGTCCCTGACCGCGAACATGGTGGCCCTGCTGTTTGTCACCGCCCTGACCCCCATTGCCGGCGTGATCTCGGACCGGGTGGGCCGCCGTCGCATGATGCAGTTTGCCGCTGTCTGGCATGCACTGTTCACCATACCGGCCTACATGATCGTCAGCAAAGGAGCGTCCCTGGAAGCGGCCATTTTCGGCATGCTGATCATTGGTATCGGGCAGGTGGCCGCCAGTGTCGTGGCCGTGACCTTGCTCTCGGAGATGTTCCCCACCGACATGCGCTATACCGCCTCCAGCATGTGCTACAACATCACCTTCGCCATTTTTGGCGGTACGGCGCCCTACCTGGCCATCTGGCTGACCACCCAGACTGGCAGCTACCTGGCTCCGGCTTTTTACGTCACGATCGTCGCGGTATTGTGCTTTTTCTGGGTTACGGTTCTGATGCCCGAAACGGCCAACAAGCCGCTACGTCGCTATCACACCGAACCGGCCCATGATGCCAAACCGGCTATCAACATGGGCAAGGCAAGCGCCAGCTAG
- a CDS encoding lytic transglycosylase domain-containing protein, with product MGFQDMDYVLSRSARTLTYRIGEFVHVCAMYLGIAVLVTIAACVVVPSMRAQFNQLYTGLVQTLRPEAVKYDAYSLAVWPADTSQPALSEDDQDLTQTEQQQAVSAYQGFMKNLRASVTGQPIAGVTAAQQQALRSYLARKYKIAYSVSGALIHTAFIVGKEKNLDPQLILAVIAIESRYNPYAESHVGAQGLMQVMTKVHKEKFDIYMEGTLAVLSPEANIRVGGQILSDCIRRRGSIEGGLACYVGATGPSDGGYGAKVLAERRRIALASGIPVRTR from the coding sequence ATGGGCTTCCAAGATATGGACTATGTACTTAGTCGCTCAGCCCGTACCCTGACGTATCGCATCGGCGAGTTTGTACATGTGTGTGCCATGTATCTGGGCATAGCCGTACTGGTGACGATTGCAGCCTGTGTGGTTGTACCTTCCATGCGTGCTCAGTTTAACCAGCTTTATACCGGTCTCGTGCAAACCCTGCGCCCCGAGGCGGTGAAATACGATGCGTACAGTCTGGCGGTCTGGCCGGCAGACACGAGTCAGCCGGCCCTGTCTGAAGATGACCAGGATTTGACCCAGACGGAACAGCAGCAGGCGGTTTCTGCCTATCAGGGCTTTATGAAAAATCTGCGTGCCTCGGTGACGGGGCAGCCCATCGCAGGCGTGACAGCCGCCCAGCAGCAGGCCTTGCGCAGCTACCTGGCGCGCAAGTACAAGATCGCCTATTCGGTATCCGGGGCCCTGATCCACACGGCTTTTATTGTGGGCAAGGAAAAGAACCTGGACCCGCAACTGATTCTGGCCGTCATCGCCATTGAGTCACGTTACAACCCCTATGCAGAAAGTCATGTGGGGGCCCAAGGGCTAATGCAGGTCATGACTAAAGTCCATAAAGAGAAGTTTGATATCTATATGGAGGGCACGCTGGCGGTATTGAGCCCTGAGGCCAATATCCGGGTGGGCGGTCAGATTTTGTCCGACTGTATCCGTCGCCGTGGTTCCATTGAAGGGGGACTAGCCTGTTATGTGGGGGCCACCGGCCCCAGCGATGGTGGTTACGGGGCCAAAGTGCTGGCAGAGCGTCGCCGTATTGCCCTGGCCTCCGGTATCCCGGTCCGGACACGCTAG
- a CDS encoding LysR family transcriptional regulator, whose protein sequence is MIPARLDLHHLRAFKTVAEQLHFKKAAELLHITQPGLTRIIKKLEDDLQVDLFERSTRQVRLTAAGFLLLQEIEQVFVHLERGIELAQKAKFGDIGHLIIAYNDYAVQDVLPRTLEHFKQQYSNITTDLLYMPTQQQIQGLQQGSLDLGFGFAFSDDPEELGVQWKPVCHDDPIVLLQSDHPLAREKSIPLVELAHERFVVGSKTHWQVWRRYFYSLCRHAGFHPNSVQEASTITGIMSMVAANIGIAILSQSLRKYVHRDLVAIDLDLSGQHPQSFINIMWQESNANPCVPLFIQTITSELMTARA, encoded by the coding sequence ATGATTCCCGCACGCCTGGATTTGCATCATCTGCGGGCCTTTAAAACGGTGGCCGAACAGTTGCATTTCAAAAAGGCGGCCGAGCTGCTGCATATCACGCAGCCAGGGCTGACGCGCATCATCAAAAAGCTGGAAGATGATTTGCAGGTGGATCTGTTTGAGCGCAGCACCCGCCAGGTCCGGCTCACGGCGGCTGGTTTTTTGCTGCTGCAGGAAATTGAACAGGTGTTCGTGCATCTGGAGCGCGGCATCGAGTTGGCTCAGAAAGCCAAGTTTGGCGATATTGGGCATCTGATCATTGCCTACAATGACTATGCGGTGCAGGACGTGCTGCCCAGAACGCTGGAACATTTCAAGCAGCAATATTCAAACATCACAACCGATTTGTTATATATGCCCACGCAGCAGCAAATTCAGGGCTTGCAGCAAGGCAGTCTGGACCTGGGTTTTGGCTTTGCCTTCTCGGATGATCCCGAAGAGCTGGGCGTGCAGTGGAAGCCTGTGTGTCATGATGACCCGATTGTGCTGTTGCAAAGCGATCATCCCTTGGCCCGGGAAAAGTCCATCCCCTTGGTCGAGCTGGCCCATGAGCGGTTTGTGGTGGGCAGCAAGACACACTGGCAGGTCTGGCGCCGCTACTTTTATTCATTGTGCCGACATGCCGGTTTTCACCCCAACTCTGTGCAGGAAGCCAGCACTATTACCGGCATCATGAGCATGGTGGCGGCCAATATTGGCATCGCCATTTTGTCGCAATCCTTGCGCAAATATGTACACCGTGATCTGGTGGCGATTGATCTGGATTTGTCCGGGCAGCATCCGCAATCCTTTATCAACATCATGTGGCAGGAAAGCAATGCCAATCCTTGCGTGCCTTTATTCATCCAGACCATTACCTCAGAGCTGATGACGGCGCGAGCCTGA
- the gloA gene encoding lactoylglutathione lyase produces the protein MSTSTIQFGLDHVMLRVLDLDRSLAFYRDVLGMQVVRHTDYESGRFTNVFLSFDPSTQSSLELTWNWDQDEPYEKGGAFGHLALMVRDVRQAVDYLQEQGVRIKTPPKQMSHGKRTIAFVFDPDDYLIELVEPLA, from the coding sequence ATGAGTACTTCCACAATACAGTTTGGCCTGGATCACGTCATGCTACGTGTGCTGGACCTGGACCGATCGCTGGCTTTTTATCGCGATGTTCTGGGCATGCAGGTAGTGCGTCACACGGATTATGAATCCGGCCGTTTCACCAATGTCTTTCTCAGCTTTGACCCGAGCACGCAGTCCAGCCTGGAACTGACCTGGAACTGGGATCAAGACGAACCTTATGAAAAAGGCGGGGCGTTCGGTCATCTGGCCCTGATGGTCAGGGACGTGCGTCAGGCAGTGGATTATCTGCAGGAGCAGGGGGTCAGAATTAAAACCCCACCCAAGCAGATGAGTCATGGCAAACGTACGATTGCTTTCGTATTTGATCCCGACGACTACCTGATTGAGCTGGTGGAGCCGCTGGCTTAG
- a CDS encoding UbiD family decarboxylase yields the protein MKYRDLRDFIAQLEARGDLKRITQPVSTSLEMTEISDRVLRAGGPALLFENAQHQGVKAAMPVLANLFGTPQRVAWGMGAQEVSALRDTGELLANLKEPQAPTGMRDALSKVSMLKSALWDMSPKHVRSPACQEVVLEGKDVDLNQIPLQLCWPGDVAPLLTWGLVITKGPHAKRQNLGIYRQQLIGRNKLIMRWLSHRGGALDFRDHALTNPGKPFPIAVALGTDPATILGAVTPVPDSLSEYQFAGLLRGSRTEVAKALGSDLSVPAWAEIVLEGHILPSNHPEALTPDVPDGMKPPADSHYEMALEGPYGDHTGYYNEQDWFPVFTVERITMRRNPIYHSTYTGKPPDEPAVLGVALNEVFVPLLRKQLPEIVDFYLPPEGCSYRLAVVSIRKQYAGHAKRVMFGVWSILRQFMYTKFIVVVDEDVNTRDWKEVIWAMTTRMDPVRDTVLVENTPIDYLDFASPVSGLGGKMGMDATNKWPGETQREWGTPIKMDESTKKKVDDMWGSLGL from the coding sequence GTGAAATACCGTGACTTGAGAGACTTTATTGCCCAACTGGAAGCCAGGGGCGATCTGAAGCGGATTACGCAGCCCGTTTCCACCTCGCTGGAAATGACTGAAATCAGTGACCGGGTACTGCGTGCCGGTGGACCGGCACTCTTGTTTGAGAATGCCCAGCATCAAGGCGTCAAGGCCGCCATGCCGGTCCTGGCCAATTTGTTCGGTACGCCGCAACGCGTTGCCTGGGGGATGGGCGCGCAAGAGGTGTCGGCATTACGCGACACAGGCGAACTACTGGCCAATCTGAAAGAGCCGCAAGCCCCCACCGGCATGCGCGATGCACTGTCCAAAGTGTCCATGCTCAAATCCGCCTTGTGGGACATGAGCCCCAAGCACGTACGCTCTCCTGCCTGCCAGGAAGTCGTACTGGAAGGCAAGGATGTGGACCTGAACCAGATTCCCTTGCAACTGTGCTGGCCTGGTGACGTCGCTCCCTTGTTGACCTGGGGTCTGGTCATTACCAAAGGCCCACATGCCAAGCGCCAGAATCTGGGCATTTACCGCCAGCAACTGATTGGTCGCAACAAGCTGATCATGCGCTGGCTGTCCCATCGCGGCGGAGCACTGGACTTTCGCGACCACGCCCTGACAAATCCCGGCAAACCCTTCCCGATTGCGGTTGCTCTGGGGACAGACCCAGCCACCATTCTGGGGGCGGTCACACCTGTCCCGGACAGCCTGTCCGAATATCAGTTTGCCGGGCTGTTGCGCGGCTCACGCACCGAAGTTGCCAAGGCACTGGGCAGCGACTTGTCCGTGCCTGCCTGGGCCGAAATTGTGCTGGAAGGCCATATCCTGCCCAGCAATCACCCGGAGGCCCTGACACCCGACGTGCCTGACGGCATGAAACCGCCTGCCGACAGCCACTACGAAATGGCGCTGGAAGGCCCTTATGGCGACCACACTGGTTACTACAATGAGCAGGACTGGTTCCCGGTCTTTACGGTCGAGCGCATTACCATGCGTCGCAACCCGATCTATCACAGCACCTATACCGGCAAACCACCTGATGAGCCTGCTGTTCTGGGTGTCGCGCTGAACGAAGTCTTTGTACCGTTGCTGCGCAAGCAACTGCCCGAAATCGTGGACTTCTATCTGCCACCCGAAGGCTGCAGCTACCGCCTGGCTGTGGTGTCCATACGCAAGCAGTACGCGGGCCACGCCAAACGCGTGATGTTCGGGGTCTGGAGCATTCTGCGCCAGTTCATGTACACCAAGTTCATCGTGGTCGTGGACGAGGACGTCAACACCCGCGACTGGAAGGAAGTGATCTGGGCCATGACCACCCGCATGGACCCGGTGCGCGATACTGTGCTGGTCGAGAACACCCCTATCGACTACCTGGACTTTGCTTCGCCCGTCTCGGGACTGGGTGGCAAGATGGGCATGGATGCCACCAACAAGTGGCCGGGAGAAACCCAGCGCGAATGGGGCACGCCGATCAAAATGGATGAGTCCACCAAAAAGAAAGTGGATGACATGTGGGGCTCGCTAGGGCTGTAA